Proteins encoded in a region of the Enterococcus gilvus ATCC BAA-350 genome:
- a CDS encoding 3-keto-L-gulonate-6-phosphate decarboxylase UlaD: protein MSRPNLQIALDHNDLEHALADVFNVGAIVDIIEVGTILCLQEGQKAIRCIRGMYPEKKLVADTKCADAGGTVAKNVADAGADFMTVICCATIPTMEAAKKEVEELQVELYGDWTYEQAAAWREIGIKQAIYHQSRDALLSGETWGEKDLSKVKKLIDMGFNVSVTGGLDVDTLKLFEGIDVYTFITGRGITAANDPVQAAQDFKDEIIRIWGQ from the coding sequence ATGAGCAGACCGAACTTACAGATTGCATTGGATCATAACGATTTGGAACATGCGTTGGCGGACGTTTTTAATGTTGGCGCGATCGTTGATATTATTGAAGTGGGAACGATTTTGTGTTTACAGGAAGGGCAAAAAGCCATTCGCTGCATTCGCGGGATGTACCCTGAAAAGAAATTAGTCGCGGATACGAAATGTGCGGATGCTGGCGGAACCGTGGCGAAAAATGTCGCGGATGCAGGTGCGGATTTCATGACAGTGATTTGCTGCGCGACGATCCCGACAATGGAGGCCGCAAAAAAAGAAGTAGAAGAATTGCAAGTTGAATTGTATGGTGATTGGACCTATGAACAAGCAGCGGCGTGGCGTGAGATCGGCATCAAACAAGCGATCTACCATCAAAGTCGGGATGCCTTACTCTCTGGTGAAACCTGGGGAGAGAAGGATTTATCCAAAGTAAAAAAACTGATCGACATGGGATTTAACGTTTCTGTTACTGGCGGATTGGATGTGGATACCTTGAAGTTGTTTGAGGGGATCGATGTTTATACCTTTATTACAGGTCGTGGCATTACCGCAGCGAATGATCCAGTGCAGGCCGCTCAAGACTTCAAAGATGAGATCATTCGTATTTGGGGGCAATAA
- a CDS encoding PTS sugar transporter subunit IIB — protein MRILVSCANGSGTSLMMMRSVEKAMKELSVPITKIHHCAISEGKSSATQYDVVFTPVNFLNMFTQAEKKGVTVIGIKNVMSAKEIGEKFSESALYQKTK, from the coding sequence ATGAGAATATTAGTATCTTGCGCGAATGGCTCTGGAACAAGCTTGATGATGATGAGAAGTGTGGAAAAGGCGATGAAGGAATTAAGTGTCCCTATTACAAAAATCCACCATTGTGCGATCTCAGAAGGAAAAAGCTCTGCAACGCAATACGATGTGGTTTTTACACCTGTAAACTTTCTTAATATGTTCACTCAAGCGGAGAAAAAGGGCGTGACGGTTATCGGCATCAAAAATGTCATGTCAGCGAAGGAAATTGGTGAAAAATTTTCGGAATCAGCATTGTATCAAAAAACTAAGTAA